One Brassica oleracea var. oleracea cultivar TO1000 chromosome C7, BOL, whole genome shotgun sequence genomic window carries:
- the LOC106306415 gene encoding disease resistance RPP13-like protein 4 has protein sequence MASEEPSRQQTEKLPKDDPAPAIRDILEIVDNLHKKFVPPSQKEQALTKSRSQGFNPTNPSQAPEKERLEKTKSLPVPSSTEQDDTERYIPKLRRNLRLLKEDVVKLQDLRCEVADEVGTHITPLKNLLKKVEKETSSTAKLTKGMKKDLEDINKKIFNLMCQVPLLPNKRRKPGGLDSEGGDGENNGKGIECLPAIHVNEEDLKRLAVFRDVRDKFKNLSTDHKRICLLSFAVFSENQEVNRTMLMYWWIGEGILPDQVKPEDAVKDILKEFMEKRLIEPVENKRKEEPNSYKMTPFVHSSVVLISTEIKLFDIYHKGKKPSMHKSDLNKVCLVEGSSSQQEAKATKMPDVNLIETVFNVSERFPDFAFKWFSEDQRSAKKKFGPMSKTVFKSLKVFYLGRWERTAKRHIEVENPELMRHLKHMTKLRLLSFQGISRIERLDDAVCKLRELIILDLRACYNLEKLPEKIDSLKALTYLDITDCYMIDRMPKRLSWLNNLVVLKGFVVSDANDEEKVCTLAELVHLEKLRKLSITINKGDFSVNDLFLAVEEFKSLEKFKVAWGGINEHKKVEATGGVKEFLRTISNVTKGQAAEARKRRKVPEQLPKKLEKLDLQCFPDPVLPTWLQPHKLGGLKKLYIKGGTELTGFGKFETDESKKCEVKVLRLKFLPRFKVEWRELGELFPNLEFLDKYQSPQVSFCPCDGIGIWRKKPQVKATLN, from the coding sequence ATGGCGTCTGAGGAACCCTCGAGGCAGCAGACAGAGAAGTTGCCAAAAGATGATCCAGCGCCAGCCATCAGAGACATCCTCGAAATCGTGGATAATTTGCATAAGAAGTTTGTCCCTCCATCCCAAAAGGAACAAGCTCTAACAAAGTCTAGAAGCCAAGGTTTTAATCCCACCAACCCCTCACAAGCCCCTGAGAAGGAGAGGCTGGAGAAAACGAAAAGTCTCCCTGTACCTTCTTCAACCGAGCAGGATGACACCGAGCGTTATATCCCTAAGCTGAGACGTAACCTACGTCTGCTCAAGGAGGACGTGGTGAAGCTGCAAGACCTTCGCTGCGAAGTTGCGGATGAGGTCGGGACACATATCACTCCGCTTAAAAATCTGCTTAAGAAAGTGGAAAAGGAAACATCCTCCACGGCTAAGTTGACCAAGGGTATGAAGAAAGATCTGGAGGATATCAACAAGAAGATCTTTAACTTGATGTGTCAGGTCCCTTTGTTGCCCAACAAACGCAGAAAGCCTGGTGGGTTGGACTCCGAGGGTGGCGACGGAGAGAACAACGGCAAAGGTATTGAATGCTTGCCTGCTATCCACGTCAATGAAGAAGATCTCAAAAGACTCGCTGTTTTCAGAGATGTAAGAGACAAATTCAAGAACCTTAGTACTGACCACAAGAGGATCTGTCTGCTGAGCTTTGCTGTTTTCTCTGAGAATCAAGAGGTGAACAGAACAATGCTGATGTACTGGTGGATCGGGGAAGGAATTCTGCCTGATCAAGTCAAACCTGAAGATGCTGTGAAAGACATTCTCAAGGAGTTCATGGAGAAAAGGTTGATTGAGCCTGTTGAAAACAAACGCAAAGAGGAGCCGAACAGCTACAAGATGACCCCCTTTGTGCATTCTTCAGTGGTTCTCATCTCAACAGAGATAAAACTCTTTGATATTTATCATAAAGGGAAGAAGCCAAGCATGCACAAATCAGACCTGAACAAGGTCTGTCTTGTGGAAGGGTCATCAAGCCAACAGGAAGCAAAAGCTACAAAAATGCCAGACGTGAATCTCATCGAGACAGTGTTCAATGTCTCCGAGAGGTTTCCCGATTTCGCGTTCAAGTGGTTCTCTGAGGACCAACGATCAGCCAAGAAGAAGTTTGGTCCTATGTCAAAAACTGTGTTCAAGTCCCTCAAAGTGTTTTACTTGGGCAGGTGGGAGAGAACGGCTAAGCGACACATCGAGGTAGAGAATCCAGAGCTCATGAGACACTTGAAGCATATGACTAAACTAAGACTCTTGAGTTTTCAAGGGATCTCGAGAATTGAAAGGCTTGACGACGCTGTCTGTAAGCTCCGCGAGCTGATCATCTTGGACCTTAGAGCATGCTATAACTTGGAGAAGCTTCCGGAGAAGATAGATTCGCTCAAGGCGCTGACTTACTTGGACATCACGGATTGCTACATGATAGACCGCATGCCTAAGAGGTTGTCCTGGCTGAATAACTTGGTGGTTCTCAAGGGGTTTGTTGTGAGTGATGCTAATGATGAGGAGAAGGTCTGCACGCTGGCTGAGTTGGTGCACTTGGAGAAGCTGAGGAAGCTGAGCATTACGATAAACAAAGGTGATTTCAGTGTGAATGATCTGTTCTTGGCAGTTGAGGAGTTCAAAAGTCTTGAGAAGTTTAAAGTGGCGTGGGGAGGTATTAATGAACACAAGAAAGTTGAAGCTACTGGTGGAGTAAAAGAGTTCCTAAGAACGATTTCAAACGTTACAAAGGGCCAAGCTGCTGAAGCAAGAAAGCGTCGCAAGGTTCCAGAGCAGCTTCCTAAGAAGCTGGAGAAACTGGACCTGCAGTGTTTTCCTGATCCGGTTCTTCCCACATGGCTTCAGCCACATAAACTTGGTGGTCTGAAAAAACTCTACATTAAAGGAGGAACCGAACTTACTGGATTTGGAAAGTTTGAGACTGATGAGTCAAAGAAGTGCGAAGTCAAGGTCTTGCGTCTGAAATTTCTTCCTAGGTTTAAAGTGGAGTGGAGAGAGCTCGGGGAACTCTTTCCAAATCTGGAGTTCTTGGATAAGTATCAGTCTCCTCAAGTTAGTTTCTGCCCCTGCGATGGAATTGGAATCTGGCGCAAAAAACCTCAAGTCAAAGCTACTCTAAACTAA
- the LOC106303900 gene encoding probable disease resistance protein At5g45510 isoform X1 produces MLRYCKLIRERVCVREDVDLALSRRQNGQERTLTHHQRNLIFIMSESRRPDSNNAQARQDMEDEKLCKKILNVLREDGSQRVLLAGRAGIGKTRLAKKVGEYAGIYRDEGGNATNNGYCFLTLGLHLNNKFEEEDELSLYENIASQLYVHSDFEETEVDDRDEDEEEEKKPKELLDELQKNIIKEIAKREVAAEKKELAEKKDEKERYLLLIFDDEGSMTKEDVVMKDLKLERFLIDKILKDHTRLKILITRRKEDEEPTANTDVATTDVKEDWSQSGEGDSASDGENASEDKTTDAATDPKGSGSQSGEDDSASDEGNASGDKITDAATGTKGNESQSREDDSASASEDKVTDPKGSGSQSGEDELKNEDDSASEDNITDVAKDTKGSGSQSGEDGDDSASVDKITEEGIEPPATDKTLVQEVDVENVPTTTDLQAPPTKPCDETDMTKALLGSNNESSPMGLFASTVTEEWITSMKTVSDMVKQSKDSPAAVAVLANSLKQITKSSTNPGKENIEKLINKVLSAAERSDKGSSSINPLLCLSYELLEFGFSLKDAILDCFWHSLDFFEHSGCVYYRDLITQWILEGYFDPVRSVEKAYQDGHLILMELINRGMLKIQENNVVVPERAMSSLIDPRRRGLLGRSRLRFSRVYRGDKKKGIGKITQIDDMIKTVQAKKGDKATTVLVSGDRLRRETPEKYFKKLSDLEVLGLFEPTLDPFVSAFSILPKLRVLVIRDCDLLTDIEELKALKELHALEVSGASSLKKISDDFFKALSKLQSLHLSGLQITTSPSSISELKELHCLIIKDCPLLEDLPDIQELVKLEVVDVSGARGLQTCFDNTKGKKKNKSKNKNFYHLTRLQLLDFSESQIERLPIFQDSAVGDKLHSVKRLLLRDCSKLRRLPSLKPLSGLQILDLSGTTSLVEMLEVCFEDKKELKTLDLSGTNLNELATTIEELSSLNKLLLKDCANLEVLPNITKLTSLEVIDVSGCTKLHTIEGSFEDMFYLCEVNLSGTKVKTPELPKETKISCLKHIVLADGKRFEGEEWSKIRDEIESKRSDEASSSDSVVKSEGIREAIQQNKAHTSDGTEKGDVIKERLLHVPIEREIYKEILSRFDSASQQEVKKIHESKDLKGEAEFVSFVDIDSSKLKSFFDETKSVTSCSLRMCMDIKDLFVEVDEESLGSLVTLSISNFPLLETICWGGNFKNLKTLSIDCCPKIKTLFPEASQMPSSLEELNINYCEKLEKVVEGVELSSSLKLQVKNCPKLQETDWVMVEPPEISPQE; encoded by the exons ATGTTAAGGTATTGCAAACTTATAAGAGAGAGAGTGTGCGTGAGAGAAGATGTTGACTTGGCTTTGTCAAGAAGGCAAAATGGTCAAGAGCGAACACTAACTCACCACCAAAGAAATCTCATCTTCATCATGTCGGAGAGTCGTCGCCCAG ATTCCAATAATGCACAAGCTCGCCAAGATATGGAGGATGAGAAGTTGTGTAAAAAGATACTCAACGTTCTGAGAGAAGATGGGTCTCAAAGAGTTTTGCTGGCTGGTAGAGCTGGAATCGGAAAGACGAGGCTAGCAAAGAAGGTAGGCGAGTACGCAGGCATCTACAGAGACGAGGGCGGGAACGCCACTAACAATGGGTATTGCTTTCTGACCCTCGGCTTGCATCTCAACAACAAGTTCGAGGAGGAGGATGAGTTGTCGCTTTATGAGAACATAGCTTCCCAACTATATGTACACTCTGATTTCGAAGAGACTGAAGTGGATGATAGAGATGAGGATGAGGAGGAAGAGAAGAAGCCGAAAGAGTTGTTGGATGAACTGCAGAAGAATATCATCAAAGAAATAGCAAAGAGGGAGGTGGCGGCAGAAAAAAAAGAGCTGGCTGAGAAAAAAGACGAGAAGGAGAGATATCTTCTGTTGATTTTTGATGATGAAGGAAGCATGACCAAAGAGGATGTGGTGATGAAGGATTTGAAGCTTGAGAGGTTTCTCATAGATAAGATTCTTAAAGATCACACACGTCTTAAAATTCTCATTACAAGAAGAAAAGAAGATGAGGAGCCTACTGCAAATACTGATGTGGCAACAACCGACGTAAAAGAAGATTGGTCACAATCCGGGGAAGGTGATAGTGCGTCAGATGGAGAGAATGCTTCAGAGGACAAAACAACTGATGCTGCAACAGACCCAAAAGGTAGTGGATCACAGTCCGGGGAAGATGATAGTGCGTCAGATGAAGGGAATGCGTCAGGTGACAAAATAACTGATGCTGCAACAGGCACAAAGGGAAATGAGTCACAATCCAGGGAAGATGATAGTGCGTCAGCGTCAGAGGACAAAGTAACTGACCCAAAGGGTAGTGGATCACAATCCGGGGAAGATGAATTAAAAAATGAAGATGATAGTGCATCAGAGGACAACATAACTGATGTTGCAAAAGACACAAAAGGTAGTGGGTCACAATCCGGGGAAGATGGCGATGATAGTGCATCAGTGGACAAAATAACTGAAGAGGGGATTGAGCCCCCAGCCACGGACAAAACACTGGTTCAGGAGGTTGATGTGGAAAATGTCCCAACTACTACTGACTTACAGGCACCTCCTACAAAGCCTTGTGATGAAACCGATATGACAAAGGCTTTGCTTGGCTCAAACAATGAGTCTAGCCCGATGGGTTTATTTGCGTCTACTGTCACGGAAGAGTGGATAACCAGTATGAAAACGGTATCTGACATGGTGAAACAAAGCAAGGACTCGCCTGCTGCAGTTGCCGTGCTAGCCAATTCCCTCAAGCAGATTACTAAGAGCAGTACCAATCCAGGAAAAGAAAATATTGAAAAACTGATAAATAAAGTTCTTTCAGCTGCTGAAAGGTCTGATAAAGGCTCTTCATCTATCAATCCACTTCTGTGTCTTTCGTATGAGCTACTGGAATTTGGATTCTCATTGAAAGATGCCATCCTGGACTGTTTTTGGCATAGCTTGGACTTCTTTGAGCACTCTGGCTGCGTTTACTACCGTGACCTGATCACACAATGGATACTCGAAGGCTACTTTGATCCCGTCAGGTCCGTCGAAAAGGCGTACCAGGATGGTCACTTAATCTTGATGGAGCTTATAAACCGCGGGATGCTCAAGATACAAGAAAACAACGTGGTGGTACCAGAGAGGGCCATGAGCAGTTTGATTGATCCTCGACGCCGCGGGCTTCTTGGGAGATCAAGGCTTAGATTCTCTAGAGTCTATCGCGGTGACAAGAAGAAAGGTATAGGGAAAATCACACAGATAGATGATATGATCAAGACAGTGCAAGCGAAGAAAGGAGACAAGGCTACCACCGTTCTGGTTAGTGGAGACCGTCTTCGTCGTGAGACTCCTGAAAAGTATTTTAAGAAGCTGAGCGATCTTGAAGTACTAGGCCTGTTCGAGCCCACGCTGGACCCTTTTGTGTCGGCCTTTTCGATTCTTCCCAAACTCAGGGTTCTTGTAATCAGGGACTGTGATTTACTGACGGATATTGAAGAGCTTAAGGCTCTTAAAGAGCTGCACGCTCTTGAAGTCTCTGGTGCTAGCTCCTTGAAGAAAATCTCTGATGACTTCTTTAAAGCATTGTCTAAACTTCAAAGTCTACACCTGTCTGGTCTTCAGATCACAACTTCCCCTTCGAGCATTTCCGAACTGAAAGAGCTTCACTGTCTCATCATCAAGGACTGCCCTTTGCTGGAAGATTTGCCAGATATACAAGAACTCGTAAAGCTTGAGGTTGTTGATGTTTCCGGTGCTCGCGGGCTTCAGACTTGTTTCGACAACACGAAAGGCAAGAAGAAAAACAAAAGCAAGAACAAGAACTTCTATCATCTGACAAGACTTCAGCTCCTTGACTTCTCAGAGAGCCAAATAGAGCGGCTACCGATATTCCAGGACTCTGCGGTAGGCGACAAGCTTCACTCCGTCAAGCGGCTCTTGTTGCGCGACTGTAGCAAGCTGAGAAGGTTGCCTAGTTTGAAGCCCTTGTCAGGTCTGCAAATTCTCGATCTTTCGGGTACTACAAGCTTAGTGGAGATGCTTGAAGTGTGCTTTGAAGATAAGAAGGAACTCAAAACTCTTGATCTCTCGGGAACCAATCTTAACGAGTTGGCTACGACCATCGAGGAGCTGTCTAGTCTCAACAAACTGCTTCTGAAGGATTGCGCCAACCTAGAGGTTCTCCCAAACATCACAAAACTCACAAGTCTCGAGGTCATTGATGTTTCCGGATGTACTAAGTTGCATACGATTGAGGGATCATTTGAGGATATGTTTTACCTGTGTGAAGTGAATCTCTCTGGAACCAAAGTGAAGACACCAGAGTTGCCAAAAGAGACAAAAATCAGTTGTCTAAAGCATATTGTTCTGGCAGATGGAAAGCGTTTTGAAGGTGAGGAATGGAGCAAGATAAGGGATGAGATTGAAAGTAAGAGATCTGACGAGGCCAGCTCCTCTGACTCAGTTGTTAAGTCAGAAGGAATAAGAGAAGCGATTCAGCAGAATAAAGCTCACACCAGTGATGGTACTGAGAAGGGAGATGTCATCAAGGAACGTCTTCTCCATGTTCCCATTGAGAGGGAGATATATAAGGAGATACTCTCACGTTTTGATTCCGCAAGTCAGCAGGAAGTTAAGAAGATCCATGAATCTAAAGACCTAAAAGGTGAAGCTGAGTTTGTATCTTTTGTGGACATTGACTCGTCAAAGCTCAAATCATTCTTTGACGAGACCAAATCGGTGACGAGCTGCTCACTAAGGATGTGCATGGATATAAAAGACCTATTCGTTGAAGTGGATGAGGAAAGTTTGGGATCACTGGTGACTTTGTCGATTTCAAACTTTCCATTGTTAGAGACTATCTGCTGGGGTGGTAACTTCAAGAATCTGAAGACGCTAAGCATAGATTGCTGCCCAAAAATCAAAACGCTTTTCCCGGAAGCATCACAGATGCCTAGCAGCCTAGAGGAGCTAAACATAAACTATTGTGAGAAGCTTGAGAAAGTTGTTGAAGGAGTCGAACTGTCAAGTAGCCTGAAACTGCAAGTCAAGAATTGCCCAAAGTTGCAAGAAACT GACTGGGTTATGGTAGAGCCCCCTGAAATATCACCACAAGAGTGA
- the LOC106303900 gene encoding probable disease resistance protein At5g45510 isoform X2, with protein sequence MEDEKLCKKILNVLREDGSQRVLLAGRAGIGKTRLAKKVGEYAGIYRDEGGNATNNGYCFLTLGLHLNNKFEEEDELSLYENIASQLYVHSDFEETEVDDRDEDEEEEKKPKELLDELQKNIIKEIAKREVAAEKKELAEKKDEKERYLLLIFDDEGSMTKEDVVMKDLKLERFLIDKILKDHTRLKILITRRKEDEEPTANTDVATTDVKEDWSQSGEGDSASDGENASEDKTTDAATDPKGSGSQSGEDDSASDEGNASGDKITDAATGTKGNESQSREDDSASASEDKVTDPKGSGSQSGEDELKNEDDSASEDNITDVAKDTKGSGSQSGEDGDDSASVDKITEEGIEPPATDKTLVQEVDVENVPTTTDLQAPPTKPCDETDMTKALLGSNNESSPMGLFASTVTEEWITSMKTVSDMVKQSKDSPAAVAVLANSLKQITKSSTNPGKENIEKLINKVLSAAERSDKGSSSINPLLCLSYELLEFGFSLKDAILDCFWHSLDFFEHSGCVYYRDLITQWILEGYFDPVRSVEKAYQDGHLILMELINRGMLKIQENNVVVPERAMSSLIDPRRRGLLGRSRLRFSRVYRGDKKKGIGKITQIDDMIKTVQAKKGDKATTVLVSGDRLRRETPEKYFKKLSDLEVLGLFEPTLDPFVSAFSILPKLRVLVIRDCDLLTDIEELKALKELHALEVSGASSLKKISDDFFKALSKLQSLHLSGLQITTSPSSISELKELHCLIIKDCPLLEDLPDIQELVKLEVVDVSGARGLQTCFDNTKGKKKNKSKNKNFYHLTRLQLLDFSESQIERLPIFQDSAVGDKLHSVKRLLLRDCSKLRRLPSLKPLSGLQILDLSGTTSLVEMLEVCFEDKKELKTLDLSGTNLNELATTIEELSSLNKLLLKDCANLEVLPNITKLTSLEVIDVSGCTKLHTIEGSFEDMFYLCEVNLSGTKVKTPELPKETKISCLKHIVLADGKRFEGEEWSKIRDEIESKRSDEASSSDSVVKSEGIREAIQQNKAHTSDGTEKGDVIKERLLHVPIEREIYKEILSRFDSASQQEVKKIHESKDLKGEAEFVSFVDIDSSKLKSFFDETKSVTSCSLRMCMDIKDLFVEVDEESLGSLVTLSISNFPLLETICWGGNFKNLKTLSIDCCPKIKTLFPEASQMPSSLEELNINYCEKLEKVVEGVELSSSLKLQVKNCPKLQETDWVMVEPPEISPQE encoded by the exons ATGGAGGATGAGAAGTTGTGTAAAAAGATACTCAACGTTCTGAGAGAAGATGGGTCTCAAAGAGTTTTGCTGGCTGGTAGAGCTGGAATCGGAAAGACGAGGCTAGCAAAGAAGGTAGGCGAGTACGCAGGCATCTACAGAGACGAGGGCGGGAACGCCACTAACAATGGGTATTGCTTTCTGACCCTCGGCTTGCATCTCAACAACAAGTTCGAGGAGGAGGATGAGTTGTCGCTTTATGAGAACATAGCTTCCCAACTATATGTACACTCTGATTTCGAAGAGACTGAAGTGGATGATAGAGATGAGGATGAGGAGGAAGAGAAGAAGCCGAAAGAGTTGTTGGATGAACTGCAGAAGAATATCATCAAAGAAATAGCAAAGAGGGAGGTGGCGGCAGAAAAAAAAGAGCTGGCTGAGAAAAAAGACGAGAAGGAGAGATATCTTCTGTTGATTTTTGATGATGAAGGAAGCATGACCAAAGAGGATGTGGTGATGAAGGATTTGAAGCTTGAGAGGTTTCTCATAGATAAGATTCTTAAAGATCACACACGTCTTAAAATTCTCATTACAAGAAGAAAAGAAGATGAGGAGCCTACTGCAAATACTGATGTGGCAACAACCGACGTAAAAGAAGATTGGTCACAATCCGGGGAAGGTGATAGTGCGTCAGATGGAGAGAATGCTTCAGAGGACAAAACAACTGATGCTGCAACAGACCCAAAAGGTAGTGGATCACAGTCCGGGGAAGATGATAGTGCGTCAGATGAAGGGAATGCGTCAGGTGACAAAATAACTGATGCTGCAACAGGCACAAAGGGAAATGAGTCACAATCCAGGGAAGATGATAGTGCGTCAGCGTCAGAGGACAAAGTAACTGACCCAAAGGGTAGTGGATCACAATCCGGGGAAGATGAATTAAAAAATGAAGATGATAGTGCATCAGAGGACAACATAACTGATGTTGCAAAAGACACAAAAGGTAGTGGGTCACAATCCGGGGAAGATGGCGATGATAGTGCATCAGTGGACAAAATAACTGAAGAGGGGATTGAGCCCCCAGCCACGGACAAAACACTGGTTCAGGAGGTTGATGTGGAAAATGTCCCAACTACTACTGACTTACAGGCACCTCCTACAAAGCCTTGTGATGAAACCGATATGACAAAGGCTTTGCTTGGCTCAAACAATGAGTCTAGCCCGATGGGTTTATTTGCGTCTACTGTCACGGAAGAGTGGATAACCAGTATGAAAACGGTATCTGACATGGTGAAACAAAGCAAGGACTCGCCTGCTGCAGTTGCCGTGCTAGCCAATTCCCTCAAGCAGATTACTAAGAGCAGTACCAATCCAGGAAAAGAAAATATTGAAAAACTGATAAATAAAGTTCTTTCAGCTGCTGAAAGGTCTGATAAAGGCTCTTCATCTATCAATCCACTTCTGTGTCTTTCGTATGAGCTACTGGAATTTGGATTCTCATTGAAAGATGCCATCCTGGACTGTTTTTGGCATAGCTTGGACTTCTTTGAGCACTCTGGCTGCGTTTACTACCGTGACCTGATCACACAATGGATACTCGAAGGCTACTTTGATCCCGTCAGGTCCGTCGAAAAGGCGTACCAGGATGGTCACTTAATCTTGATGGAGCTTATAAACCGCGGGATGCTCAAGATACAAGAAAACAACGTGGTGGTACCAGAGAGGGCCATGAGCAGTTTGATTGATCCTCGACGCCGCGGGCTTCTTGGGAGATCAAGGCTTAGATTCTCTAGAGTCTATCGCGGTGACAAGAAGAAAGGTATAGGGAAAATCACACAGATAGATGATATGATCAAGACAGTGCAAGCGAAGAAAGGAGACAAGGCTACCACCGTTCTGGTTAGTGGAGACCGTCTTCGTCGTGAGACTCCTGAAAAGTATTTTAAGAAGCTGAGCGATCTTGAAGTACTAGGCCTGTTCGAGCCCACGCTGGACCCTTTTGTGTCGGCCTTTTCGATTCTTCCCAAACTCAGGGTTCTTGTAATCAGGGACTGTGATTTACTGACGGATATTGAAGAGCTTAAGGCTCTTAAAGAGCTGCACGCTCTTGAAGTCTCTGGTGCTAGCTCCTTGAAGAAAATCTCTGATGACTTCTTTAAAGCATTGTCTAAACTTCAAAGTCTACACCTGTCTGGTCTTCAGATCACAACTTCCCCTTCGAGCATTTCCGAACTGAAAGAGCTTCACTGTCTCATCATCAAGGACTGCCCTTTGCTGGAAGATTTGCCAGATATACAAGAACTCGTAAAGCTTGAGGTTGTTGATGTTTCCGGTGCTCGCGGGCTTCAGACTTGTTTCGACAACACGAAAGGCAAGAAGAAAAACAAAAGCAAGAACAAGAACTTCTATCATCTGACAAGACTTCAGCTCCTTGACTTCTCAGAGAGCCAAATAGAGCGGCTACCGATATTCCAGGACTCTGCGGTAGGCGACAAGCTTCACTCCGTCAAGCGGCTCTTGTTGCGCGACTGTAGCAAGCTGAGAAGGTTGCCTAGTTTGAAGCCCTTGTCAGGTCTGCAAATTCTCGATCTTTCGGGTACTACAAGCTTAGTGGAGATGCTTGAAGTGTGCTTTGAAGATAAGAAGGAACTCAAAACTCTTGATCTCTCGGGAACCAATCTTAACGAGTTGGCTACGACCATCGAGGAGCTGTCTAGTCTCAACAAACTGCTTCTGAAGGATTGCGCCAACCTAGAGGTTCTCCCAAACATCACAAAACTCACAAGTCTCGAGGTCATTGATGTTTCCGGATGTACTAAGTTGCATACGATTGAGGGATCATTTGAGGATATGTTTTACCTGTGTGAAGTGAATCTCTCTGGAACCAAAGTGAAGACACCAGAGTTGCCAAAAGAGACAAAAATCAGTTGTCTAAAGCATATTGTTCTGGCAGATGGAAAGCGTTTTGAAGGTGAGGAATGGAGCAAGATAAGGGATGAGATTGAAAGTAAGAGATCTGACGAGGCCAGCTCCTCTGACTCAGTTGTTAAGTCAGAAGGAATAAGAGAAGCGATTCAGCAGAATAAAGCTCACACCAGTGATGGTACTGAGAAGGGAGATGTCATCAAGGAACGTCTTCTCCATGTTCCCATTGAGAGGGAGATATATAAGGAGATACTCTCACGTTTTGATTCCGCAAGTCAGCAGGAAGTTAAGAAGATCCATGAATCTAAAGACCTAAAAGGTGAAGCTGAGTTTGTATCTTTTGTGGACATTGACTCGTCAAAGCTCAAATCATTCTTTGACGAGACCAAATCGGTGACGAGCTGCTCACTAAGGATGTGCATGGATATAAAAGACCTATTCGTTGAAGTGGATGAGGAAAGTTTGGGATCACTGGTGACTTTGTCGATTTCAAACTTTCCATTGTTAGAGACTATCTGCTGGGGTGGTAACTTCAAGAATCTGAAGACGCTAAGCATAGATTGCTGCCCAAAAATCAAAACGCTTTTCCCGGAAGCATCACAGATGCCTAGCAGCCTAGAGGAGCTAAACATAAACTATTGTGAGAAGCTTGAGAAAGTTGTTGAAGGAGTCGAACTGTCAAGTAGCCTGAAACTGCAAGTCAAGAATTGCCCAAAGTTGCAAGAAACT GACTGGGTTATGGTAGAGCCCCCTGAAATATCACCACAAGAGTGA